In Streptomyces sp. 840.1, one DNA window encodes the following:
- a CDS encoding ABC transporter permease, with amino-acid sequence MSAAPVAPQPGAAEPDPRFALLLTPPPPRTGWRVVPARVGAMCAVELQKLMHDRTEIYTRAVQPALWLLIFGTTFSRIHAIPTGGVPYLDFLAPGIIAQSAMFIAIFYGIMIIWERDSGVLTKLMVTPTPRSALVTGKAFAAGVKAVIQAVVVIVIAALLGVGMSWNPLHLLGVAVVVVLGSAFFSCLSMSIAGIVLTRDRLMGIGQAITMPLFFASNALYPVALMPGWLQAISKVNPLSYQVDALRGLLIGTPSHLGLDFGVLAFAAAVGITAAGSLLGRLAR; translated from the coding sequence ATGTCCGCCGCACCCGTCGCACCGCAACCCGGCGCGGCTGAGCCCGATCCGCGCTTCGCCCTGCTGCTCACCCCGCCACCGCCGCGCACCGGCTGGCGGGTCGTACCGGCCCGGGTCGGCGCGATGTGCGCCGTCGAACTGCAGAAGCTGATGCACGACCGGACCGAGATCTACACCCGCGCCGTCCAGCCCGCGCTCTGGCTGCTGATCTTCGGTACGACGTTCTCCCGCATCCACGCCATCCCCACCGGCGGCGTCCCCTATCTCGACTTCCTGGCGCCCGGGATCATCGCCCAGTCGGCCATGTTCATCGCGATCTTCTACGGCATCATGATCATCTGGGAGCGCGACTCCGGCGTCCTCACCAAACTCATGGTCACCCCGACCCCGCGCTCGGCCCTCGTGACCGGCAAGGCGTTCGCCGCCGGCGTGAAGGCCGTGATCCAGGCCGTCGTCGTCATCGTGATCGCCGCGCTGCTCGGCGTCGGCATGAGCTGGAACCCGCTGCATCTGCTCGGTGTGGCCGTGGTCGTGGTGCTCGGTTCGGCGTTCTTCTCCTGCCTGTCGATGTCGATCGCCGGGATCGTGCTCACCCGGGACCGGCTGATGGGCATCGGCCAGGCCATCACGATGCCGCTCTTCTTCGCCTCCAACGCGCTCTACCCCGTCGCCCTGATGCCCGGCTGGCTCCAGGCGATCAGCAAGGTGAACCCCCTGAGCTACCAGGTCGACGCACTGCGCGGGCTGCTCATCGGCACTCCCTCCCATCTCGGCCTGGACTTCGGGGTGCTGGCCTTCGCCGCCGCCGTCGGCATCACGGCCGCCGGTTCCCTCCTCGGCCGGCTCGCCCGCTGA
- a CDS encoding ABC transporter permease — translation MTTTVASPPDSGPKAPARSAASLVDTVFRAREISIAGALILLILGTYLANPRFLSDQGIKDLLLNSSILVLLAVGQSAVVITRNIDLSVGSVVGLSAFACGKFVAGTGHGVLTVMLLGIAIGVVCGLVSGALVSFGKVPALVVTLGMLYIIQGVDYWWAQGDQIGAAEVPDQILGLGSGSLLGVPYLPLITVVLLAATAYFLRSYRSGRELYAIGSSPEAAVLAGVPIRRRILAAYAFSGAVAGFAGTLWLARFGTVVADNAHGWELTVVSAVVVGGVAITGGTGTVWGAALGALLLTTIGSVLVVLKVDSFWQGAITGALLLLAISIDRIVNLRMTTALRKRSARHGNGA, via the coding sequence ATGACCACCACCGTCGCAAGCCCGCCGGACAGCGGTCCGAAGGCGCCGGCCCGCAGCGCGGCCTCGCTCGTGGACACCGTCTTCCGGGCCCGCGAGATCTCCATCGCCGGGGCGCTGATCCTGCTGATCCTCGGCACCTACCTGGCCAATCCGCGCTTCCTGTCCGACCAGGGCATCAAGGACCTGCTGCTCAACTCCTCCATCCTGGTGCTGCTCGCGGTCGGCCAGTCGGCCGTCGTGATCACCCGCAACATCGACCTGTCGGTCGGCTCCGTCGTCGGGCTCTCGGCCTTCGCCTGCGGCAAGTTCGTCGCCGGGACCGGCCACGGCGTGCTCACCGTCATGCTGCTGGGCATCGCCATCGGGGTGGTGTGCGGGCTGGTCTCCGGCGCGCTCGTCAGCTTCGGCAAGGTGCCGGCCCTCGTCGTCACGCTCGGCATGCTCTACATCATCCAGGGCGTCGACTACTGGTGGGCGCAGGGCGACCAGATCGGCGCAGCCGAGGTCCCCGACCAGATCCTCGGCCTCGGCAGCGGGAGCCTGCTGGGCGTGCCGTACCTGCCGCTGATCACCGTGGTGCTGCTGGCGGCGACCGCGTACTTCCTGCGCAGCTACCGCTCGGGGCGCGAGCTGTACGCGATCGGGTCGAGCCCGGAGGCCGCCGTACTCGCCGGGGTGCCGATCCGGCGCCGGATCCTGGCCGCGTACGCCTTCTCGGGGGCCGTCGCCGGTTTCGCGGGCACCCTGTGGCTCGCCCGGTTCGGCACGGTCGTCGCGGACAACGCGCACGGCTGGGAGCTGACCGTCGTGAGCGCCGTCGTCGTCGGCGGCGTCGCCATCACCGGCGGCACCGGAACGGTCTGGGGCGCCGCGCTGGGCGCCCTGCTGCTCACCACCATCGGCAGCGTGCTGGTGGTCCTGAAGGTCGACTCGTTCTGGCAGGGCGCCATCACCGGCGCGCTGCTCCTCCTGGCCATCAGCATCGACCGAATAGTGAACCTGCGGATGACCACCGCACTGAGGAAGAGGAGCGCCCGGCATGGCAACGGCGCCTGA
- a CDS encoding sugar ABC transporter ATP-binding protein produces MNKSAKGPDSAPEPAPVLALKGVSKSFGAVRALQDVSLELFPGEAHALAGENGAGKSTLIKALAGVHRPDNGVVLLDGKPVVFNGPAAARDAGIAVIYQEPTLFPDLSIAENIFMGRQPRRSLGRIDRRAVHETTGALMRRLGVDLAPDRPARGLSIADQQIVEIAKALSFEARVLIMDEPTAALTGSETARLFSVVRALRAEGAAVLFISHRLDEIFELCQRVTTLRDGRWISSEPLEGLTQDGLVRRMVGRDLDDLYPKQDAAVGEVALSVRRLTREGVFHDVSFEVRRGEIVALAGLVGAGRTEVAQAVFGVDRADAGEVRVNGTALRAGSPTAAMAAGLALVPEDRRQRGLVMEMSIERNIGLTGLGRVRRGGLVSRALEHDRAADWALRLQLKYNRLADTVGVLSGGNQQKVVLAKWLATEPSVLIVDEPTRGIDVGTKAEVHRLLSALAAEGLAVLMISSDLPEVIGMADRVLVMHEGRLAAELPREDATEETVMAAATGLGERTAA; encoded by the coding sequence ATGAACAAGTCCGCCAAGGGCCCGGACTCGGCCCCGGAGCCGGCCCCGGTGCTGGCGCTGAAGGGTGTGAGCAAATCCTTCGGTGCCGTACGGGCCCTGCAGGACGTGTCCCTCGAACTCTTCCCCGGTGAGGCGCACGCACTCGCCGGGGAGAACGGCGCGGGAAAGTCCACCCTCATCAAGGCACTCGCCGGGGTGCACCGCCCTGACAACGGTGTCGTGCTGCTCGACGGCAAGCCCGTCGTCTTCAACGGCCCCGCCGCCGCCCGCGACGCCGGAATCGCCGTCATCTACCAGGAGCCGACGCTCTTCCCCGATCTGTCGATCGCGGAGAACATCTTCATGGGGCGTCAGCCCCGGCGTTCCCTCGGCCGGATCGACCGCAGGGCCGTGCACGAAACGACCGGGGCTCTGATGCGCCGGCTCGGTGTCGATCTGGCCCCCGACCGGCCGGCCCGCGGACTGTCCATCGCCGACCAGCAGATCGTGGAGATCGCCAAGGCGCTCTCCTTCGAGGCCCGCGTCCTGATCATGGACGAGCCGACCGCCGCGCTCACCGGCAGCGAGACGGCCCGGCTGTTCTCGGTCGTACGGGCGCTGCGCGCCGAGGGTGCGGCCGTGCTGTTCATCTCGCACCGGCTGGACGAGATATTCGAGCTGTGCCAGCGCGTCACCACCCTGCGCGACGGCCGGTGGATCTCCTCGGAGCCACTGGAGGGGCTCACCCAGGACGGTCTCGTGCGGCGCATGGTCGGCCGCGATCTCGACGACCTCTACCCGAAGCAGGACGCCGCCGTCGGGGAAGTCGCGCTCTCCGTACGGCGCCTGACGCGGGAAGGCGTCTTCCACGACGTGTCGTTCGAGGTACGCCGGGGCGAGATCGTCGCGCTGGCCGGGCTCGTCGGGGCCGGCCGCACCGAGGTGGCACAGGCCGTCTTCGGCGTCGACCGCGCCGACGCGGGCGAGGTACGGGTGAACGGCACCGCGCTGCGCGCCGGTTCGCCCACCGCGGCGATGGCCGCCGGGCTCGCCCTCGTACCCGAGGACCGCCGCCAGCGCGGCCTCGTCATGGAGATGTCGATCGAGCGCAACATCGGCCTCACCGGGCTCGGCAGGGTGCGCCGCGGCGGGCTGGTCAGCCGGGCCCTGGAGCACGACCGGGCCGCCGACTGGGCGCTGCGCCTGCAGCTCAAGTACAACCGGCTGGCCGACACCGTCGGGGTGCTCTCCGGCGGCAACCAGCAGAAGGTCGTGCTGGCCAAGTGGCTGGCGACCGAACCCTCCGTGCTCATCGTCGACGAGCCGACCCGGGGCATCGACGTCGGCACCAAGGCCGAGGTCCACCGGCTGCTCTCCGCACTGGCCGCCGAAGGGCTCGCCGTGCTGATGATCTCCTCCGACCTGCCCGAAGTGATCGGCATGGCCGACCGGGTGCTCGTCATGCACGAGGGCCGGCTCGCCGCCGAACTCCCACGCGAGGACGCCACCGAGGAGACGGTCATGGCGGCGGCGACCGGACTCGGTGAAAGGACAGCGGCATGA